The Pseudomonas hefeiensis genomic sequence GACGCCATTTTCATCAAACTTAATATTGGTATCAGTTTCATCCATTACACAACGAGCACATACTCTATACACAACTATCCCTCTCAAATTCAGAAATAACAGCGCAGTCTACAAGTTACATTTTATAGACGGCATCTAATTACAAATTCTTAACCCGTTAATCTCTCGAAAAGTTCTGATTAAGATCAGGATAGCTGATTAAAACAGCTTTATGCTTCCCGTGAAAAACGAAGAAACTTCCTGCAGCAACCGCAGACACCCCTGCCTTTTCGAACGGCTCGTTCAGATCAGCTATCGACCCCGCACCGCCACACGCTATGACAGGAATATCCACAGCAGCGACGACTGATTTTATTAAAGATATATCATACCCCTGCATCATTCCGTCACGATCAATGGAATTAAGGAATATTTCACCAGCCCCTGCCGCCTCAGCTTTCCTAGCCCATTCAATTGGCGAAATTTTGGTATCTTTCATGCCTGCTTGGGAATAAACCGAATATCTCCCGAGCAAGCTTTTTTTGCAATCTATTGAGCAAACCACACTTTGAGAGCCAAACTGATCTGCAATCTTTCTCAACAACTCAATATCGGCCAAGGCGGCGGAATTCAACGCGATTTTCTCAATACCTAACGAAAAAATTTTCTGCGCATGCTCAAGAGTACAAATGCCCCCGCCATAGCAAATGGGCATAAAACACTCCCCAGCAACTTCTGCGATTAACTCATAGTCTGGTTCGCGCCCTGATAATGACGCCTCAATATCTAACAGTACCAGTTCATCAACTTCTTTTTCATTAAAAATTCGGATGGCGTTTACTGGATCGCCAATATATTTAGGCGATTTGAATTTTACCGTTTTGACGAGTCCTCTATCCTTTAGTAGAAGACAGGGTATTACACGTTTTCTTTGCATCAGGCTAGCTCTACAAAATTTTTGAATAGCTGCATTCCAAACCGGTGACTTTTCTCCGGATGGAACTGAAATCCAAAAATGTTATTTTTAGCGACCGCCGCAGTAAACTTCTGCCCATAATCAGCAGTCAAAAGTGTGTCCTGATCGTTATCAGGCGACATGTAATACCCATGAACGAAATAAAAACGACTTTCATCAGTCAGCCCTTGCACCAAGGGATGTTCGTAATTTCGCGAAACATGGCTCCAGCCCATGTGCGGCACCTTCCTTTCGGCACGCTTTTCAAACCGCTTGATATCCATGTCGATCCACCCGAGCCCTGGTTCGTCTCCTTCTTCAGAGCCACGCCCCAACATTTGCGCCCCTAGGCACACCCCCATAACAGGTTTTCGAAAAACAACCGCCTGCTGATTGAGAACATCGATGAGTCCGCTTTGACGCAGCGTTCTCATTCCGGCGTCAAAGGCCCCCACGCCAGGCAGAATAAGCTTTTCTGCGCTCTCAATATCCTCAGCCAACCTGGAAGCCTTGGCTTTGGCACCAACCCGCTTAAGCATGTTCAATACTGAAGCAATGTTTCCTACCCCGTAGTCGACGACGACAATCATGAGGGGACTCCCTGAGCACAGCGATACGACACCGCGAAATAAATGGCATACATTATCGCATAGCTCAGGGAGTACCACCACAGGGCTTCCAGCACGTCACCTGCAAGCAAAAAGCATCCGCATGTAATGAATCGCAATGCAGCCTGCCACATCAAGTCCATTTGTTGTTTTTGCGCAATATATATCGTATAGCTTAATGGACTTATAACAAAGCGCATGTAAAACATAGGAATTAGCAACACTGCGTACTTACCAGACTCGTTCCATCCCACACCAAAAAAGAACGTGAAGATCCATTCTCCCAACCACCAAAAAAGTAGGAATGGAGGAATGGCAAGTAGCGCGAGAGCTACGAAAGTTTTAAGAAAAACGGACGTGCAGTTACCTGTATTCCTATAATCTCTAGCAGCCTGCTCTTTAAAGACATCCAAAACTGATGTAGCCAACAATGTGACCGGAGCCCCCATAATTTTCATGGTAAGCGCAAACAATCCCGCGGGCTCAGCGCCAAATCGAGCAGCAATTAATATAATAGGCATCTGACTGGCAATTGTATTTATTAAGTCTGCTGGTAATGAAAGCTGGGGGAATTTTCTGTACTTATGCGCTGTATTTCTTACCGTACCAAAGCTCACGCTCCAGCAACTTTTTAGCCAAGCTCGCTCGAACCACAAACAAACAAAAATTGTTGCTAACAGCACACCTGCTACTTGCCCATAAATTAATCCTGAAACGCCTAGAGCAAAGTACCCCGCAATTACCTGAGCCAAAGCAATCGCTATTGCCAGGAGAATTCTTGCGACGCCCAACTTATTAAACTCTTGCTGTAGCGCCAACACTGAGAGAGCGGCTTTATTGATCCCCATTCCAAAAATCACAAACGCCAGACCCACAGAATAAGATCTAACAACCGAAGGGATTTGCTCTATAAGCACACCAAACAAAACAAGACATAG encodes the following:
- a CDS encoding AglZ/HisF2 family acetamidino modification protein, with translation MQRKRVIPCLLLKDRGLVKTVKFKSPKYIGDPVNAIRIFNEKEVDELVLLDIEASLSGREPDYELIAEVAGECFMPICYGGGICTLEHAQKIFSLGIEKIALNSAALADIELLRKIADQFGSQSVVCSIDCKKSLLGRYSVYSQAGMKDTKISPIEWARKAEAAGAGEIFLNSIDRDGMMQGYDISLIKSVVAAVDIPVIACGGAGSIADLNEPFEKAGVSAVAAGSFFVFHGKHKAVLISYPDLNQNFSRD
- the hisH gene encoding imidazole glycerol phosphate synthase subunit HisH; translation: MIVVVDYGVGNIASVLNMLKRVGAKAKASRLAEDIESAEKLILPGVGAFDAGMRTLRQSGLIDVLNQQAVVFRKPVMGVCLGAQMLGRGSEEGDEPGLGWIDMDIKRFEKRAERKVPHMGWSHVSRNYEHPLVQGLTDESRFYFVHGYYMSPDNDQDTLLTADYGQKFTAAVAKNNIFGFQFHPEKSHRFGMQLFKNFVELA
- a CDS encoding lipopolysaccharide biosynthesis protein → MFFSRVRKVLVGTLGAQLVSLSVMLLLVRLYTPDELGLFNVWLSFATIMAVLVTARYELSLFSGEKNDDSRAIVKLILLIAIVLSVVSTLCLVLFGVLIEQIPSVVRSYSVGLAFVIFGMGINKAALSVLALQQEFNKLGVARILLAIAIALAQVIAGYFALGVSGLIYGQVAGVLLATIFVCLWFERAWLKSCWSVSFGTVRNTAHKYRKFPQLSLPADLINTIASQMPIILIAARFGAEPAGLFALTMKIMGAPVTLLATSVLDVFKEQAARDYRNTGNCTSVFLKTFVALALLAIPPFLLFWWLGEWIFTFFFGVGWNESGKYAVLLIPMFYMRFVISPLSYTIYIAQKQQMDLMWQAALRFITCGCFLLAGDVLEALWWYSLSYAIMYAIYFAVSYRCAQGVPS